Proteins from one Plasmodium gaboni strain SY75 chromosome 4, whole genome shotgun sequence genomic window:
- a CDS encoding hypothetical protein (conserved Plasmodium protein, unknown function), which translates to MNTFRNNLNEEREKRMNKKKYTNQNNHFNNLGRNNKVNIKNIKTLYNIFSYVEKENTQENDNIILNEYQVNSHIKESSNIKQTKICSKTKYNYDQSYIENYDFYHTDNIIKYNNMQNVNMKENYSVHTLYNHHTYLHDNKNNEDYNIFNIHLQNEEIEKNKKKKKNYTTHCNIKDNLFNLEKTNIQNKIKEQENFHNLLDIQNIDDNKKKNNSNNNNNNSNSNNNNDGDGKINNAEDISLQTHTHKKQKESSFINGTNENLINWSNETNNIKSSNNTNDVYNICHINNVDNVSTNDNLNNSFDILLNLDFNYNEKNKHINKYNHSVNNNTTSENYTYSTFSSLEKKNEQVEQINHDIFSFNMLQNEKNIMQQNVIHHHDLHNSNNYNKINDNNIHTVSYNNINLINEDIFFTNNCNEIKNIINNENHSIHTNENINSTNHSDIINLYTDKHIPHKLTTQNEMYDLLNFEMNDQNICHNNTYTYQHHPNLKIERFQDNASISYEKEKDIILTQKKSNQINSDILHYNLKEWEDICKDKNYTKREYIFNVEMDTKNVNMDTKNVNMDSHNVEMASQNVEMASQNVEMASQIVEMANQNVEMANQNVEMANQNVEMASQHIEMANQNVHTFSDNLQMDKHNISIINDNVGISCDNVQLPIQKNDRVNDQFYENCDELFYENIENVDQNIYRKDFFFFNDYNNDHEIYCEKFSRSIYENSLRNEKEEKIKNDQLIELSDDIYSLKENYEGSDEGVLIHKNKIKNDHDHDDDTFSLDMNKNSSYIISKSNNVEEVEEKTNLSYDMKEYSIFEKNENFYDEKIDVPYDIQNNISSDCANLYSENNIMPQEKINVIYDNRNNIFMTGQYNNNMIHKNDDDIGIHCMDYFIEKKKQPQIINDNENNSFFEIIEEIENISKDIIGNNINDENNYVDFSKDIMNEIKEDDIEKGNISDHFKDLENEQIENIQMNSNTIINNNIITSDIMDTKKDTVNMYNKNKKMDDQNDDQINNPVDDQNDDRINNPVDDQNDDRINNPVDDQNDDRINNPVDYQNDDRTNNLVDDKTNDQMDEQMEHVQCVDFTTDNIQNVYTHISKNKKENNYNMLNYFEIENKKRKMKNEKQKEPFNLSIAYVTSNEYDLKCYDDIYNILMRKNYLDIFPIFEENKKYNFHYMNIKDFQIFLRKEKNIMKSGFNEMYDYNDYIHFFIEDIFHMNIKDFFFFNIYIDNMNKCITKKNILINNISNSHNFINDFYQKHEKVLTLDIFYKNISYSLYFLIFINLLTQLWEKLSFDIKQINPNKLLKSLIKYVNKKKIVQVLKCTYLYLYNIYEQLNKTCIDEKKKKKIIKIIKKSKSFKSIKKNIYKINNSCFHLLLFFLPLSVPPFKNKINIYEHLLTYFLKNINKMIFKYIKDDKKGSFFTNFEMHDLKKNNHHHHNNIEKKNYTHDTKKGVEQNNKNVQNNIYYNAKNMGNYNGIEKFCTRQDNDQNICTGQVNVQKICTSQVNAQKVCTDHEDENLNLSIEEEDISNFSVKISNRDPIEKVEDLSKEKNVEYETLLTNEEEIKCIEEKTGTFFINNSIEKELDRNMKYIVDNIIQNSSKNICLLKIKSLEELFLYCFEINKNDYMSINNLTNAIRYIKVNDKIEIMEKLFESYIKRNINFYNIFFKIIIPLVNRITNIFENLETLFTLYINYNINKKKKKLFYFYDPWLYGYDAFLSFIQLEDIKNVGENNKDLFYKKKKYIYINERKEYNKDESIQNVENDLYLDDMVIENIDDFLIYFRDLDKNFISKNIFDTLDNIYSIKNTSHLLSIIKNKQAKRKSKINTKEKEKIKEKIKRRQKINQGMNKLNMRIYYSHILNLCNNESYIKINTRALKYLFFNLYFN; encoded by the coding sequence atgaacacATTCAGAAACAATCTCAATGAAGAAAGAGAAAAAAgaatgaataaaaaaaaatacacaaACCAAAACAAccattttaataatttaggaagaaataataaagtaaatattaagaatattaaaaccttgtataatattttttcatatgttgaaaaagaaaatacacaagaaaatgataatattatattaaatgaatatcAAGTTAATTCACATATAAAAGAATCTTCCAATAtaaaacaaacaaaaatttgtagcaaaacaaaatataattatgatcAAAGTTATATTGAAAACTATGATTTTTATCATAcagataatataataaaatataataatatgcaaaatgttaatatgaaagaaaattattcaGTGCATactttatataatcatcatacatatttacatgataataaaaataatgaggattataatatttttaatatacatttacaaaatgaagaaatagaaaaaaacaaaaaaaaaaaaaaaaattacacAACACACTGTAATATAAAGGACAACTTATTTAACCTtgaaaaaacaaatatacaaaataaaattaaagaaCAAGAAAATTTTCATAATCTTCTAGATATTCAAAACATAGACgacaacaaaaaaaaaaataatagtaataataataataataatagtaatagtaataataataatgatggTGATGgcaaaataaataatgcAGAAGATATTTCTCTTCAAACCCATACCcataaaaaacaaaaagaatcatcttttattaatggaacaaatgaaaatttaataaacTGGTCAAATGAAactaataatataaaaagttCCAATAACACAAATGATGTTTATAACATTTgtcatattaataatgttGACAATGTAAGTACCaatgataatttaaataattccttcgatattttattaaaccttgattttaattataacgaaaaaaataaacatattaataaatataaccattctgtaaataataacacAACAAGTGAAAACTATACATATTCAACATTCTCATctttagaaaaaaaaaatgaacaagtagaacaaataaatcatgatattttttcattcaatatgttacaaaatgaaaaaaatataatgcAACAAAATGTTATTCATCATCATGATCTTCATAACagtaataattataataaaataaatgataataatattcatacagtttcttataataatattaatttaataaatgaagatatattttttacaaacAATTGcaatgaaataaaaaatataatcaaTAATGAAAATCATTCCATACACacaaatgaaaatattaattctACAAACCATTctgatattattaatttatatactGATAAACATATTCCTCATAAACTTACAACTCAAAATGAAATGTATGATTTACTCAATTTTGAAATGAATGACCAAAATATATGCCataataatacatacaCATATCAACATCATCCAAATTTAAAGATTGAAAGGTTTCAAGACAATGCATCCATTTCttatgaaaaagaaaaagatataatattaacaCAAAAGAAATCAAACCAAATAAATTCAGATAttcttcattataatttaaaagagTGGGAAGATATTTGtaaagataaaaattatacaaaaagggagtatatttttaatgtGGAAATGGATActaaaaatgtaaatatggatactaaaaatgtaaatatgGATAGTCATAATGTGGAAATGGCTAGTCAAAATGTAGAAATGGCTAGTCAAAATGTAGAAATGGCTAGTCAAATTGTAGAAATGGCTAATCAAAATGTAGAAATGGCTAATCAAAATGTAGAAATGGCTAATCAAAATGTAGAAATGGCTAGTCAACATATAGAAATGGCTAATCAAAATGTGCATACTTTTAGTGACAATTTACAAATGGACAAACACAACATTTCCATAATTAATGATAATGTTGGAATTTCTTGTGACAATGTTCAATTGCCTATTCAAAAAAACGATAGAGTAAATGATCaattttatgaaaattgtgatgaattattttatgaGAATATTGAGAATGTTGAccaaaatatatataggaaagattttttttttttcaatgattataataatgacCATGAAATTTATTGCGAAAAATTCTCTCGAAGTATATATGAAAACAGTTTACGTAATGAAAAAGAggagaaaataaaaaatgatcAATTAATAGAATTAAGtgatgatatatattcattaaaagaaaattatgaaGGAAGTGATGAAGGTGTTCttatacataaaaataaaattaaaaatgatcATGATCATGATGATGATACCTTTTCATTGGATATGAATAAAAACAGttcttatattatttcaaaAAGTAATAATGTGGAAGAGGTGGAGGAAAAAACAAATTTGTCTTATGATATGAAAGAGTATTctatatttgaaaaaaatgaaaatttttatgatgaaaaaatagATGTACCATAtgatatacaaaataaCATTTCATCTGATTGTGCAAACTTATATTCAGAAAACAATATAATGCCCcaagaaaaaataaatgtcatatatgataataggaataatatatttatgaccggtcaatataataataatatgatacataaaaatgatgatgatattGGAATACATTGTATGGACTATTTTAttgagaaaaaaaaacagccacaaataataaatgataatgaaaataattctttttttgaaataattgaagaaatagaaaatattagTAAAGATATCATaggaaataatattaatgatgaaaataattatgtaGATTTTTCTAAAGATATTATGAATGAAATTAAAGAGGATGATATAGAAAAGGGCAATATTAGTGATCATTTTAAAGATCTTGAAAATGAACAGATTgaaaatatacaaatgaatagtaatacaataataaataataatattataacaaGTGATATTATGGATACTAAAAAGGATACTGTAAATATgtacaataaaaataaaaagatgGATGACCAAAATGATGATCAAATTAATAATCCAGTGGATGATCAAAATGATGATCGAATTAATAATCCAGTGGATGACCAAAATGATGATCGAATTAATAATCCAGTGGATGATCAAAATGATGATCGAATTAATAATCCAGTGGATTATCAAAATGATGATCGAACTAATAATCTAGTAGATGATAAAACGAATGATCAAATGGATGAACAGATGGAACATGTACAATGTGTGGACTTTACAACAGACAATATTCAAAATGTGTACACCCATATAAGcaaaaacaaaaaagaaaataattataacatgttaaattatttcgaaatagaaaataaaaaaagaaaaatgaaaaatgaaaagCAAAAGGAACCATTTAATTTGTCTATTGCATATGTTACTTCTAATGAATATGACTTAAAATGTTATGATGATATTTACAATATTTTAATgagaaaaaattatttagATATCTTTCCTATttttgaagaaaataaaaaatataacttTCATTATATGAACATTAAAGATTTccaaatatttttaagaaaagaaaaaaatattatgaaaagTGGTTTTAATGAAATGTACGattataatgattatatacattttttcattgaagatatttttcatatgaatatcaaagactttttcttttttaatatatatatagataatatgaataaatgtattacgaaaaagaatattttaattaataatattagCAATTCACATAATTTCATTAACGATTTTTATCAAAAACATGAGAAGGTACTTACATTAGatatcttttataaaaatataagttATTCACTTTActttcttatttttataaatttattaacaCAATTATGGGAAAAGTTATCATTCgatataaaacaaataaaccctaataaattattaaaatctttaattaaatatgtaaataagaaaaaaatagtTCAAGTGCTAAAATGtacttatttatatctttataacatatatgaacagttaaataaaacatgtattgatgaaaagaaaaagaaaaaaattattaaaattattaaaaaaagtaaaagCTTTAAatcaattaaaaaaaatatatacaaaattaATAACTCCTGTTTTCATTTGCTACTATTTTTCTTGCCACTTTCGGTTCCTCCATTTAAGaacaaaattaatatttatgaacACCTTTTAACCtattttcttaaaaatattaataaaatgattttcaaatatataaaggaTGATAAAAAAGGTTCCTTTTTTACTAATTTTGAAATGCATGATTTGAAGAAGAATAACCATCATCATCAcaataatattgaaaagaaaaattatactCATGATACAAAAAAGGGAGttgaacaaaataataaaaatgttcaaaataatatttattataatgcTAAAAATATGGGAAATTATAATGGAATAGAAAAATTTTGTACACGTCAAGACAATGACCAGAATATATGTACAGGTCAGGTAAATGtacaaaaaatatgtacAAGTCAGGTAAATGCACAAAAGGTATGTACAGATCATGAAgatgaaaatttaaatttaagTATTGAGGAAGAAGATATAAGTAATTTTTCTGTGAAAATTTCAAATAGAGATCCTATAGAAAAAGTAGAAGATTTAAGTAAAGAAAAGAATGTAGAATATGAAACTTTATTAACAAATGAAGAGgaaataaaatgtatagAAGAAAAGACAGGTACGTtctttataaataatagtattgaaaaagaattagatagaaatatgaaatatatagttgataatattatacaaaataGTAGTAAgaatatatgtttattaaaaataaagagTTTAGAAGAATTATTTCTGTATTGTTTTGAgattaataaaaatgattatatgtctattaataatttaacGAATGCGATAAGGTATATAAAAGttaatgataaaatagaaataatggagaaattatttgaatcatatataaaaagaaatatcaatttttataatatattttttaaaattataattcCCCTTGTGAATAgaataacaaatatatttgaaaacTTGGAAACCTTATTTAcgttatatataaattataatattaacaagaaaaaaaaaaaattattttatttttacgACCCATGGTTATATGGTTATGATGCCTTTTTATCATTCATACAATTGGaggatataaaaaatgtgggtgaaaataataaggatttattttataaaaaaaaaaaatatatatatataaatgaaagaaaagaatataataaagatgaaAGTATACAAAATGTGGAAAACGATTTATATTTAGATGATATGGTaatagaaaatatagatGACTTTTTAATATACTTTAGAGACCttgataaaaattttatttcaaaaaaCATATTTGATACTcttgataatatatatagtataaAAAATACTAGCCATTTACTTTCTATTATTAAGAACAAACAAGCAAAAAGGaaaagtaaaataaatacaaaagaaaaagaaaaaataaaagaaaaaataaaaaggagacaaaaaataaaccaaggaatgaataaattaaatatgagaatatattattctcATATCTTAAATTTGTGTAATAATGAaagttatataaaaataaatacaagagcattaaaatatttattctttaatttgtatttcaattaa
- a CDS encoding hypothetical protein (conserved Plasmodium protein, unknown function), translated as MEGLKVFMRICLYFALVFNLISKIIICDKINYENNEDIKEMNDENIMEILHSSVLNNNMKKEKEKNILYDLSYYIEYLKIINSLDNKYNDKFDKAILNIDTTKKKKERKNIDLIYYSGKKYNNNIKDIKKQLHKSFYV; from the coding sequence ATGGAAGGTTTAAAGGTCTTCATGAGGATCTGTCTTTATTTTGCTCTtgtatttaatttaattagTAAGATTATAATATGTGATAAAATCAATTATGAAAACAATGAAGAcataaaagaaatgaatgatgaaaatattatggAAATATTACATTCAAGTGTcttaaataataatatgaaaaaagaaaaagagaaaaatattttatatgacttatcttattatattgaatatttaaaaataataaattcattagataataaatataatgacAAGTTTGATAAGGCCATACTAAATATTGATACAacgaaaaaaaagaaagaaagaaaaaatatagacCTTATATATTACTCAGGCAAgaaatataacaataatataaaggATATTAAAAAACAACTTCATAAAAGTTTCTATGTATAA